The Candidatus Poribacteria bacterium genome contains the following window.
CGGTGTGGAGAAACCTGCACAACTGTTAATGCGAAATCCAGAAATTGACCGTAAAGAAGTGGAATTGGGAGGTGTCCGAAGAAAGCATTTCACTGCCCGCACTCCAAGAACAAAAGAGAAATATCGTAACCTTGATAAGCAAATCCGTGCCGACATCAGCCAATTGCTCAAGAGCGATGGTTTCCCCAGCGAAACAACTGAAAAAATTGCCAACTGGGATCCTTATGACCAGAATGCAGTTGCCGATTTCTTTGATGCCGAGTGGATGTTCGGTATCACAGACGGATTTGATGTCGTGATTGGCAACCCACCTTACGTCCGTCAAGAGAAGATTAAGGCACTCAAACCCACTTTCAAAAAATACTACACCTGTTACACCGGTGCCGCGGACCTCTACGTCTATTTCTATGAACGCGGACTGCAACTGCTGAGTTCAAACGGCATCCATACCTTTATCTGCTCCAACAGTTGGCTGGATGTCAACTACGGCGCGCCCTTACAGAAGTATGTCTTGGACAATACCAGGGGTGCCGTTATCTGCCACAGTGAGGCAGAACGTGAGTTTGAGAGTGCCGACATCAACACTATCGTGAGTATCCTCCAAAATGGGACTCCCGATGCGGATTCTCATGTCCGTTTTCTCACCTTCAAGACCTTCATCGGCGACCCAGATGTAGAGAATCGCCGAGAAAGAACACGCACCTACACCGAGTTAGCACAGGCAGGCACTCGCGAGAACCGATACGCGGGAGACAAGTGGGGTGGAAAATACCTCCGCGCCCCTGACATCTATTGGACGATTTTAGAGAAAGGAAAAGACAAGCTGGTGCGTCTGGGAGACATCGCGGAGGTGAGACGAGGCTTCACAACGGGGGCGAATGAATTTTTCTATCTGGATGCGGAGCGGATTCAGGAATGGGGTATTGAGGCTGAATTTCTGAAGCCTGTCATCAAGAGTCCGCGAGAATGCAAGAGCATCCGTGTTGATCCGAGCCAATTGCAGTTCAAGTTGTTTATGTGCCACGCCGACAAAGCTTCTCTGTCAGGCACTGCGGCGTTGGAATACATTGAATGGGGTGAATCACAAGGGTATCATCAGAGACCGAGTTGCCGGGGACGGCCGCGCTGGTGGGATTTGGGAGAACGGGAAATTCCATTGCTCTCTTTCAACTATCTAATTTCTTCGACTGCCAGAACCCTATATGCGCGAAACGGTTGTTATACCAGTGACAATTTCCAGGAAGTACATACGGATTCGGATTTGACATTATCTTTATGTGCTTCTTTGAATTCTTCACTGTTTCAACTGATGGTAAATATGACAGGACGTTCTAATTTCGGCGGCGGTTTACTGAAGATTCAGACCTATGAAATTGCGGAGTTGCTCTGCTTAGACCCAAAAATCTTTGCCTTTAAGAATGAAGGGATATTCACATCAACTATGTGGGAAATGCTCAAGCCATCAGATGACCGTCGCGCTCTTGACACAATCATCTTTGACGTGCTTGATCTCACGCAAGGCGAGCGGGATGGCATATATGAAGCGGTTGTGAATCTGGTGGAGGCACGCCTGCGGAAGGCGCGGAGTTTGAGGGAAAAATAAAAGATATCTGAATCGCGGATTTTCGCGGATTAGGCAGATTTCGCGGATTACGCTCCAGTAGAACGGTATGTGACGCTTGAAATTAATTGGGTCCCACTCCAAATTCGGTTGCCATCCGTTAACTGAATATGCTATCATTTTTTAATAAAACACATCAGCATTCTAAAGGGAATTCAAGAAATGGAGCACGTTTTCATATCCTATATGCATGAAAATATGGAGATCGTTGACAGACTTTGCCAAGAATTAACCTCACGCGGTATTAAAGTCTGGCTTGACCGGAATGATATTAAACCGGGATCCCGTTGGAAAGACGCAATTCGGGGTGCTATTCGCGAAGGTGCTTTTTTCATTGCATGTTTTTCAAAGGAATATAATAAACGCAGTCAGACTGACAAGACATACATGAATGAAGAGTTGACGATCGCTATTGAGGAACTACGTCAACGACCCACTGACAGAGTATGGTTTATTCCAGTCAAGTTGAACAACTGTAAGATACCTGATCGTAACATTGGTGGAGGTGAAACCTTACACGATCTTCAGCATGTTAAACTCTATCAAGATTGGGATGTTGGTATTCAACGTATAATTGAAGTTATTCAATCTGAATCGCCCGAACCTACGGGAGAAATGGGTACTGACTCAAAGTCGTCTGGAAACTTTGCAGATCAAGAGAGGGCAGGCACAAAGAGTTCTCAATCTAATAGGGACCAAAGTAGAGAATTGACTGATTGGGTGTTTCAACAAGCTGACGACTTGGTGAAGCGCGGGGAAATAGACAAGGCATTAAAAGGTTATTCACACGGTATCAATCTTGACCCGTATCGTCCTTTTGCCTATAATAATCGTGGTGCTGCTTACAACATAAAAGGCGATGTTAATAACGCTATTAAGGACTATAACACCGCTATAAAACTTAAACCNNNNNNNNNNAAGGCGATGTTAATAACGCTATTAAGGACTATAACACCGCTATAAAACTTAAACCGAGTGATGCCAACACCTATAGCAATCGTGGTGCTGCTTACAACATAAAAGGCGATGTTAATAACGCTATTAAGGACTATAACACCGCTATAAAACTTAAACCTGATTCTGTCACAGCTTATTACAATCGTGGCAATGCTTACAAGGCAAAAGGTGATTTTGACAACGCTATAAATGACTTTACCACGGCTATAAAACTACAACCCGATTATGCCGAGGCATATCACAATCGGGGCATTNNNNNNNNNNCACGGCTATAAAACTACAACCCGATTATGCCGAGGCATATCACAATCGGGGCATTGCTTACCAAGAAAAAGGCGATTTTGACAACGCTATAAATGACTTTACCACGGCTATAAAACTACAACCCGATTATGCCGAGGCATATCACAATCGGGGCATTATTTATGCCAACAAAGGTGAACTTGATAATGCCCTAAATGACTTTACCACGGCTATACAATGCAAATCCGATCTTGCGGAGGCATATAACAGTCGGGGCAGGATTTACCATACCAAAATGGATTTGGATAACGCTATAAAAGACTATACTACAGCGATGCAACTGCGGACTAATTACGCCGAAGCATATGGCAACCGCGGTATTGCCTACGGCATGAAAAGTGCCTTTGACAGTGCTATAGAAGACTTTGATAAAGCGATACAACTTCAACCTGATCTTGTCGAGCACTATTGCAATCGAGGCATTGCTCACCGCCACAAAGGCGATTTTGATGACGCTATAAATGACTTTACCACGGCTATACAACATAAACCCGATTATCCCAACCCCTATTATGATCGAGGTCTTGCTTATTTCAACAAAGTCGATTTTGACAATGCCATAAATGATTTTACCAAGGCGGTGGAACTCAAACCCGATTTTGCCGAGGCATATCACAATCGGGGCANNNNNNNNNNACCAAGGCGGTGGAACTCAAACCCGATTTTGCCGAGGCATATCACAATCGGGGCAACATTTACCAAGAAAAAGGTGATTTTGATAACGCCATAAATGACTATAACATTGTAATAAAACTACAACCCGATTATGCTGATGCCTATTACAATCGGGGTAGTGCTCACGCAAAAAAAGTCGATTTTAATAATGCCATCAATGACCTTACCAAGGCGGTGGAACTCAAACCCGATTTTGCCGAGGCATATCACAATCGGGGCATTGCTTACCAAGAAAAAGGTGATTTTGACAATGCCATAAATGACTATAACGCTGCTATAAGACTCAACCCGGATGATGCAAACATCTATTACACCCGCGGCAATGCTTATGAAGAAAAAGGCGACCTTGATAATGCCATAAATGACTACTATAACGCTGCGATAAAACTCAACCCGGATGATGCCGAGGCATATCACAATCGGGGCCTTACTTACGCCCACAAAAGTGATTTTGATAGTGCTATAAATGACTTTACTAAGGCCATACAACTTAACCCTGATTATGCTGATGCCTATTACAATCGGGGCCTTGTTTCCTTCAACAAAAGTGATTTTGACAATGCTATAAATGATTATAACACCGCTATGCAACTCAAACCCAATGAGGCCGTCTATAACAATCGGGGCATCGCTTACGCCCACAAAGGTGATTTTGATAGTGGTATAAATGACCTTACCAAGGCGATAAAACTACAACCCGATTTTGCCGAGGCATATCACAATCGGGGCAATGCTTACCAAGAAAAAGGTGATTTTGACAATGCCATAAATGACTATAACATTGCGATAAAACTACAACCCGATTTGGTCCCAGCCTATTACAATCGCAGCAATGTTTATAAATGTAAAGGCGACTTTGATAACGCCATCAGAGACTATACCAAAGTGATAGAACTCCGTCCCGATGATGCCATAGCCCATTGCAATCGTGGTGAAGGATGGCTACACTTAAAAGAGTGGACAAAAGCTAGAGTTGACCTGGATACTGCCAAAGCTCTGGGGGCAGATATCGTCGCTTCATTCCATAATGAGTACGAAAACGTTGAAGACTTCGAACAGAAAATAGGTATTCAATTACCTGCAGACATCGCTGCCCTACTAACTTTGCCATAGATTTGAACATGAATTCACCCATTGAGATTGTTGATTTAGAAACCTACATCGGTTACATAGGCAATATTGCGACATCGGAAAAGAGTCATCTCTATCGTGGGCAAGAAGATGCCGAATGGCAAGTGAAAAGCAGTGCGCTCCGCCGCCTGGAATTGGAGGAGGAATACACAGCCGCTGATGATGAGTTTCCTTATGTGTATTTAGAGTATCTTTTAAAGATTATCTATGAGGTCAAACTCAATTATCCGTCTACGTACAGAAACTTGTTCCCGTTGGAATGTCTGGCACATTTGCAACATAACGGTGTTGCTACCGGTCTCATCGATTTTACCTTCAATCCGCTTGTGGCTCTTTGGTTTGCTTGCACACATCAAGAGGCAAACATAAACGGCAAGGTGATTGTTCTGGAAAACGATCGTGAAATAATTGAGCAGATAGAAACACCAGAGAAACTTGAAAGTGACTTGGAAACATTTTTTAGTGTTGATGAAGCGAAATGGCACCTTTGGTCCCCTGCGTTGGACAGCCAATTCGTTGATACCCAACGTATGACTCGGCAACATTCCGTATTTCTGTTCGGTTCGCCTGAAGTAGCAAGTGAGATGGTTGCCACCGAAATCGTAATCCCTTCTGATCACAAAAGACGATTGAGAGCAGAATTAGCGACAGTGGGTATCTCGGAACAAACCCTATTTGCGGATCTGATCGGCTTTTTTGACAGGAACACGGCTCAGCAGCCTTATGATTCTTTTTTAAGTGAACCTAACACCGGGGGAAATCTACCATGAAAGACCGGTTACTGAAAGGCGAAGAAAATCTATACCTCGACTATATGATGCGGGGCAGCGTTAGATTGGCAAAAGGATTCTACGACCCAGCCATTCAAGACTTCAACGAGGCCCTTAAACTAAAACCTGATCTTTTGGATGCTTATCACATTCGAGGCATTGCTTATCGAAAGAAAGGCGAAGTTGATAAAGCTATCGAGGACTTTAACACGACAATAGACCGCAAGCCTGATTTAGCCGGAGCCTATTATAACCGAGGGCTCGCTTACTCTCATAAGTCACAGATCGAAAAGGCTCTGGCGGACTATAACACCTCAATAGACCTTAACCCGACGCTTTCTCGTGCCTATTACCAACGGGGCATCGTTTACTACGATAGCGGTGAAGTCGATAAAGCCATTGAAGACTATAGCACTGCCATTAAACATAACTACAATTTTGCTGATGCCTATAACAAAAGAGGGCTTGCTCATCGCGATAAAGGCGAGGCGTATCAGGCAATCAAAGACTTTAGTAAGGCGATAGAGTTCAGACCCAATTTTGCTGAGGGGTATCACAATCGTGGTGAAACTTACGCCATCAAAGAAGACTATGACTTTGCTATTGATGACTATAATCGGGCGATAAGCCGTAAACCTGATTTCGCTGAAGTCTACTACAGCCGTGGGCAAATTTACTTTAGGCAAAACGATTTTGACACCGCGATTCAAGACTTTCACGAGGCAATACGCCTGAAGCCTGACTTTACTGACCCTTATCAAGCACTCGGCAACGTTTATGCAGTCAGAGGCGAGCATTCCGAAGCGATTGAAAACTACACTAAAGCCATAGCACTGGAACCGGGAGATGCAGGTGCTTATGCGAGTCGCGGCAACACTTACTGCTGGCAGGACAACTTTGAACTTGCTATTAAAGACTATGCCAAAGCTGTTGATTTGGAACCCAGTCATGGTGCATCGTATGTCGGACTTGGTAACGTTTTAGACCAACAAGGCGATCTGGAGCGTGCCATCCAATACTACAATAGAGCTGTTGAACTGGAACCCGACCATCCCCTTGCTCACTTCAACCGAGCTGGGACTTACAATAAAAAAGGCGAAGCAGATAAAGCGATTGCCGACTATACCAAAGTCATAAAACTGCAACCGTTGATTAAGGAGGCACATTACTTTTTAGCGGAGGTTTACATGCAGGTTGGCAATTGGTCAGAAGTCAAATTAAATTTGATGCTTGCCAGAACCCTCGGCGTGGATATCATTCATTTGTTTCATAAGAAATACGGAAGTGTTGCAAACTTTGAACAGACAATAGGTATGCAAGTGCCTACAGACATCGCCTCGTTGCTGGCAGGACAGTAGAGCCAAAATGCATCTTTTCCAAACTGCTGATACCGACAGTTCCAAATCCTGGGAGGGAAAGAAAATAAACAAACCAAGAGTTTTCGCAGACTTCCACAACGCAGATGCAAAAGGAAGGGTGCGGTTGAATTGCGCGGGGACGGAGGCGGATATCAAACGTCAAAAAATCGTGCTGCAAGATGGGCAATCTCTGATTATCTACAGCGAAGAGTTGGAGGTTGAGGGGGTTGTTCACTACTCCGAAAAAGAAAAGTTGTGGACAGCCGTGATTGATTGGAATGCTATTCGAGAAGTGGAGCCTGTTGGTTCTGGAATACCCCCCCATCCGTAACATAGTATGTTAAGCGTGTTGTAGACCTATCGCGCCTCTGGTCCGGGAGGGTAAAAAACCGATAATGATTCAGAACAATCAAAAACTTGAAGCAACGTTAGATCGTATCAACCGTTTTCAAAAACAGGTCGAAAAACTCCGAGAGGTTGAAACCAATCCACACAATTATAAGTTATCCGCAGGTGGATTTCTTGCTGAAATTGACAGGATGCATCTTGAAGTAAGGGCATATCTCGCAATTCAGAGGTGCAATGGCGTAGATGTTTGAATCGCGGATTGACGCGGATTACGCAGATTTCACGGATTTTCATCTGCCTTACGGACAACCATTTTTAGTTCAGACAGTCGCATGGATGCAGGATACTGGAAAAATGAACAATCGCCTGAAACATAAGGAGATAACGCAGAAAATCATCGGAGCCGCTTTTGAAGTCCACAAGTTTTTAGGGAATGGTTTCCAAGAGGTAATTTATCAGCGCGCCTTGGCGGTTGAGATGAGAAAAGCCGGACTGGAGTTTGCTCGTGAGATCAAGCAGGATATTTTCTATAAAGATTTTCCGAAGCCTATCGGGACGCGCAGAGCGGATTTTGTGGTCGCAGGAAAGGTGCTGGTAGAATTAAAGGCTATTACGGTGTTAGAAGACGTGCATGAGGCACAACTTTTAAATTATTTGAAAGCGTATCGTCTCGAAGTCGGTTTATTAATCAATTTTGGTGAGAAAAGTTTAAAATACAAAAGACGGATTCTTTCACAACCCACCCGCAGGATACACAATTGAAACCTCTTTTGTCAAATAGATGTCAGATGTGCCAAGACAAAAATCCGCGAAATCCGTGTCATCCGCGATAATCCGCGATTCAGACGAATATTGCAAAAGACTGAGTGCAATCACATACCGCTCCGCAGGACTTACGCGATTTTGACTGTAGGGTGTGCTGTGAGATGGAGATCCCTGAAAAACATATTATGCTACAAAAGCGCAACATGCGTAAGTGCTACTTAAGTAAAGTGGTCGCGATCCAGAGATATATCTTACATATTGATAAACGCGTGTAGGCGTGGAGGAGGAAAAGTGATGCTACAACCGATGTCAGCACACAAAGTTGAGAATACACAATTTCAGCGCGCCACAATTATTGATTCCGTCTTTGAGGAACCCTACACCGCACACCTAAAAAAAGAAGCAGTTGGATGGCGCGGATGGATACCTCAGCTTCCTGAAGTCGAATGCACAGCGAAAACCAAAAAAGAACTTTTGAACACGCTTGCAATCAGACTCCGTGAAGCACTTCAGGCACGTGAGGACGCTTGGGATAAACAGCTTGAATCGGATATAGAAGCGGGAAAATTGGAGCATCTACGAGAGGACGCGCGCCGCGCAAAAACGGCTGGAAAACTCATTGATCTATAAAACCACGCCCGAGTTCTGGGAGTATTATCGTAGACTCCCACGGGACATTCAAAGACGCGTTGATAAACAATTTCAACTTCTAAAGCAGAATCCAAACCATCCGTCACTCATGTTTAAAAAAACGCGACGGTCAAATTATTGGTCCGCAAGAGTTAACGACGACTATCGCGCAATCGCAATTCAAGACGGACAGGTTTTCACGTGGGTTTGGATCGGAAAGCACGGCGAATACGACCGCCGAATTTAAAGTAAGAAATCTGTAAATCCGCGATTCAGACAGTTACCCCCGCGCAAATACCCAGACATCATAGGACTGTCCACTGTATGTGAATTGGTCTTTGAACCGACCTTCACAGGTAAATCCGGCGGTTTCCAAAATCTCTGCCTTCTTCTCAGCATCGCTATCCACATAACACTGAACCTTCACATCAGGGAACGCTACCGAAGAGAGCAACGCGGGAACATCGGCTGCGAAATTGGGATGAAAGAAGAGGTCCAACACAGCAGTCGCTGGGTGCCAGCGTGAATCACGACTGAGAGTTGCCCACCCGACAATCGCACCACCTGAAGAAATTAACAACTTCGCATCAGCGTAGGTGTCCTCGGTCTCCAAATCGTGTTTGAAACCCAGAAACCCGCCTTCAAGATTCGTGGGACCGTAAACTGCCCACTTCAGACTTCGGAGCGTGTCCCATCCAACAATGCCCGATAACGCCGTGACTTTGGGCCAATCGTGCCATTCTACGGACTTTGGCACCGCAGCGGCAGGTGCGAAATAGCGTTCCTCAAAGTCGTCATTGACATGATACTTCATGAAACCGGATTCTGGAAATACGCTTTCAAATCCGAAACTGTGATAGATATAATACGGATGACTATTGTAACCCGTGCCGAGATAGAGTGCCTTGCCTGACCGTTGTCGGAAATCCTCCATCTGATACGCCATCACGCCCTTTGCTGCACCCTTCCTACGCTGTTTCGGGAGCGTAAAAACGTGCCCTAAAATACCGACCCCTTCATACTCGACTGTCATGATATTGGTAATCACAGCGCCGTCAAGTTTACCGACATAGAAACGGGTTTCTAACGCATCAAGCACTTCTGTAACACACCGTTCAATATGCCACTTATAGTTCCCCGGTTTATGTCCAAGGAATTGTTTCACCTCTTCGGCATGGGGCGCGTCAGGAGCGGTAACCACACCGACTTCCATCCGTTCGCCTGTTTTCAGTAATACGTCTCCGAGTTTATCGTACATAACCACCTCTATGAGAGTCATCTCAGGAAATAAAATTGCACTACACGCAAAAATATGGTATACTTAAAATCGCTTGATGTCAAGCCTGAATACTTATATCATAAAGCATTAATACACGTGCGCTGTAGAGGCGCGTGCCAAGTTAAAATGGAGGGACTATGGAGACAGAACAGACACTGGTTCTCATCAAACCGGACGGTGTTCAACGAGGGCTTATCGGTGAAGTGATTGCCCGTTATGAACACAAAGGACTCAAAATCGTTGGAATGAAATTGTTGCAGCTCCCGCGCGAAACAGCAGAGAAACTCTATGCTGTCCACCAGGGCAAGTCTTTTTACAATGTACTTATCGAATTCATGACTTCAGCCCCTATTGTTGCCTTAGCGATTGAAGGGCGCGACGCAATAGAATTGGTGCGCATCCTTAACGGGGAAACCGACCCAAAGAAATCGCAACCCGGAAGTATCCGAGGCGATTTTTCAATCAATATCACGCATAACGTTGTGCACGCATCCGACTCTCCGAGGAGTGCTGAGCGTGAATTAGATATCGTGTTTGCACCCGATGAACGCTACAAATATCACCGAATAGATGAAGATATCCTGCATCCTTCGGCATCGTAGCCTACACCGACCAGATACGTTTTACGAAATCAGGTTTTTGTGGCAATTTCGTGTTATATAGGTTATTATAATTGAAAGTATAAGAACGAATTTCAATCCTGCAGCCGTGCGTTTCAAGCGCGCTCGGTAAACATAAGAAGGAAATAACTATGAAAAAAGTATTATTAACACTCGGTGTGGTATGTTTCAGCCTTATGGCTGTTGATATGAGCACTGCTGAGATTGACTTCGATACCGCCGTCGGTATTTGGCTGTTCGATGAAGGCAAAGGCGGGGTCGCTAAAGACACATCCGGTGAAGGAAACGATGGCGAAGTCGTCAAAGTCCCATGGGTGGATGGTAAATTCGGCAAAGCCCTCGATTTTGATGGAAAATCCGGCTGTGTCAAGACGGGCGCGAAACTTCTTGAGGCGCTCGAAGAATTCACGATCCTTTGCTGGATACAAAGCACGGACGATCCCCCCGCTCGGACGGGACTCGTCGGACAAAACAACGCACCTGAGTTCGGCTTTATTACCACGAATGAGCTGAGCCTCTGGACCCCCTCGGCTGGCTTGACGAATAATCCGTGGAAACACAAACACGGTGATGGTGAATGGCATCACGTCGGGTGTGTCGCTACGCAGGATTACGTCCATACTTATATCGACGGTGAATACGTCGAGCAGAAGGGGAAGTGGGCGAATCACGGCGCGGCTCCCTTTGACGTTAACATCGGTGGATGCGGGGTCTGGGATCCAGGCGGAAACTTCTTCCCTGGTCTAATGGACGAAGTCATGATTTTCCACTCAGCGTTGGAACAAGAAGATATCCAAGAATTAATGGACAAAGGCTATGTAAATTATTTGGCTGTTGATCCGGAAGGCAAACTCGGGACAACTTGGGGAAATATAAAATCGACCCATCATATCAAGTAATAATCACATCCTTTTCTAACAATTATAGCGGCGCGTGGCGGGAAATCCACGCGCCGCTATGAGCCCTCCAATCTACGAACTGACCCCTTACGACACCCACCTCCGCATTTTCTCTTGCAACTTTATACCGTATAGGTTACCATAACTGTAACTTAAAAGTGAATTTCAACAGTGTAGTTGTGCATTTCAAGCACGCACACACTAAATATTGGGAGGAAGTAAAGATGAAGAAAGTGTTATTAACCCTCAGCGCGGTGTGTTTCAGCCTTATTGCTGTTCAGGTTAGCACCGCCGAGATTGACCTCGAAACAGCGGTCGGTATATGGCTATTCGATGAAGGCAAAGGGGGAGTCGCGACCGACCTCTCTGCCGCAGGAAATGATGGCGAACTCGTCAAATCTCCTGCATGGGTAGACGGTAAATTCGGCAAGGCACTCGAATTTGA
Protein-coding sequences here:
- a CDS encoding TIR domain-containing protein — encoded protein: MEHVFISYMHENMEIVDRLCQELTSRGIKVWLDRNDIKPGSRWKDAIRGAIREGAFFIACFSKEYNKRSQTDKTYMNEELTIAIEELRQRPTDRVWFIPVKLNNCKIPDRNIGGGETLHDLQHVKLYQDWDVGIQRIIEVIQSESPEPTGEMGTDSKSSGNFADQERAGTKSSQSNRDQSRELTDWVFQQADDLVKRGEIDKALKGYSHGINLDPYRPFAYNNRGAAYNIKGDVNNAIKDYNTAIKLKPXXXKAMLITLLRTITPL
- a CDS encoding tetratricopeptide repeat protein, with translation MELKPDFAEAYHNRGNIYQEKGDFDNAINDYNIVIKLQPDYADAYYNRGSAHAKKVDFNNAINDLTKAVELKPDFAEAYHNRGIAYQEKGDFDNAINDYNAAIRLNPDDANIYYTRGNAYEEKGDLDNAINDYYNAAIKLNPDDAEAYHNRGLTYAHKSDFDSAINDFTKAIQLNPDYADAYYNRGLVSFNKSDFDNAINDYNTAMQLKPNEAVYNNRGIAYAHKGDFDSGINDLTKAIKLQPDFAEAYHNRGNAYQEKGDFDNAINDYNIAIKLQPDLVPAYYNRSNVYKCKGDFDNAIRDYTKVIELRPDDAIAHCNRGEGWLHLKEWTKARVDLDTAKALGADIVASFHNEYENVEDFEQKIGIQLPADIAALLTLP
- a CDS encoding FRG domain-containing protein, with product MNSPIEIVDLETYIGYIGNIATSEKSHLYRGQEDAEWQVKSSALRRLELEEEYTAADDEFPYVYLEYLLKIIYEVKLNYPSTYRNLFPLECLAHLQHNGVATGLIDFTFNPLVALWFACTHQEANINGKVIVLENDREIIEQIETPEKLESDLETFFSVDEAKWHLWSPALDSQFVDTQRMTRQHSVFLFGSPEVASEMVATEIVIPSDHKRRLRAELATVGISEQTLFADLIGFFDRNTAQQPYDSFLSEPNTGGNLP
- a CDS encoding tetratricopeptide repeat protein, which produces MKDRLLKGEENLYLDYMMRGSVRLAKGFYDPAIQDFNEALKLKPDLLDAYHIRGIAYRKKGEVDKAIEDFNTTIDRKPDLAGAYYNRGLAYSHKSQIEKALADYNTSIDLNPTLSRAYYQRGIVYYDSGEVDKAIEDYSTAIKHNYNFADAYNKRGLAHRDKGEAYQAIKDFSKAIEFRPNFAEGYHNRGETYAIKEDYDFAIDDYNRAISRKPDFAEVYYSRGQIYFRQNDFDTAIQDFHEAIRLKPDFTDPYQALGNVYAVRGEHSEAIENYTKAIALEPGDAGAYASRGNTYCWQDNFELAIKDYAKAVDLEPSHGASYVGLGNVLDQQGDLERAIQYYNRAVELEPDHPLAHFNRAGTYNKKGEADKAIADYTKVIKLQPLIKEAHYFLAEVYMQVGNWSEVKLNLMLARTLGVDIIHLFHKKYGSVANFEQTIGMQVPTDIASLLAGQ
- a CDS encoding GxxExxY protein, whose translation is MNNRLKHKEITQKIIGAAFEVHKFLGNGFQEVIYQRALAVEMRKAGLEFAREIKQDIFYKDFPKPIGTRRADFVVAGKVLVELKAITVLEDVHEAQLLNYLKAYRLEVGLLINFGEKSLKYKRRILSQPTRRIHN
- a CDS encoding GNAT family N-acetyltransferase, with protein sequence MTLIEVVMYDKLGDVLLKTGERMEVGVVTAPDAPHAEEVKQFLGHKPGNYKWHIERCVTEVLDALETRFYVGKLDGAVITNIMTVEYEGVGILGHVFTLPKQRRKGAAKGVMAYQMEDFRQRSGKALYLGTGYNSHPYYIYHSFGFESVFPESGFMKYHVNDDFEERYFAPAAAVPKSVEWHDWPKVTALSGIVGWDTLRSLKWAVYGPTNLEGGFLGFKHDLETEDTYADAKLLISSGGAIVGWATLSRDSRWHPATAVLDLFFHPNFAADVPALLSSVAFPDVKVQCYVDSDAEKKAEILETAGFTCEGRFKDQFTYSGQSYDVWVFARG
- a CDS encoding nucleoside-diphosphate kinase, encoding METEQTLVLIKPDGVQRGLIGEVIARYEHKGLKIVGMKLLQLPRETAEKLYAVHQGKSFYNVLIEFMTSAPIVALAIEGRDAIELVRILNGETDPKKSQPGSIRGDFSINITHNVVHASDSPRSAERELDIVFAPDERYKYHRIDEDILHPSAS
- a CDS encoding LamG domain-containing protein translates to MKKVLLTLGVVCFSLMAVDMSTAEIDFDTAVGIWLFDEGKGGVAKDTSGEGNDGEVVKVPWVDGKFGKALDFDGKSGCVKTGAKLLEALEEFTILCWIQSTDDPPARTGLVGQNNAPEFGFITTNELSLWTPSAGLTNNPWKHKHGDGEWHHVGCVATQDYVHTYIDGEYVEQKGKWANHGAAPFDVNIGGCGVWDPGGNFFPGLMDEVMIFHSALEQEDIQELMDKGYVNYLAVDPEGKLGTTWGNIKSTHHIK